One genomic region from Anabaena sp. PCC 7108 encodes:
- a CDS encoding four helix bundle protein has product MKIESHRDLIVWQKSMDMVVNIYQLATGFPNTEIYRLTSQITRAAASVPANIAEGHARGTTKNDFAHFLSIAKGSLMETETFLMLAVRLNYLTSEQANPTLSLIVEISKMLTSLRFKILNTP; this is encoded by the coding sequence ATGAAGATTGAATCACATCGAGATTTAATTGTTTGGCAGAAATCAATGGATATGGTAGTGAATATCTATCAATTAGCTACTGGATTTCCAAATACAGAAATTTATCGTCTTACTTCACAAATTACTCGCGCTGCTGCATCTGTTCCAGCAAATATTGCAGAAGGTCATGCACGAGGAACAACTAAAAACGACTTTGCACATTTTTTGTCTATTGCTAAGGGTTCTTTAATGGAAACAGAAACTTTTTTAATGCTTGCAGTTAGGTTAAATTATCTAACTTCAGAACAAGCAAATCCCACATTATCTTTAATAGTAGAAATTAGTAAAATGCTTACTTCTCTGAGGTTTAAAATCTTAAATACTCCATAA
- a CDS encoding GNAT family N-acetyltransferase — MVKQLKPQYSVVWTNKIAEVTQEAWDALAMPLKTPFLEWEWLNNMETSHSATANAGWLPNHLTLWRDRTLIAAAPLYLKGHSQGEFVFDHQWAELASRIGVEYYPKMLGMSPFTPAEGYRFLIAAGEDEEEITGMMLHEIDSFCIKHGISGCHFLYVDPQWRAVLERQGFTAWLHHSYIWENAEFQVFDDYLTGFNANQRRNIKRERKAVEKAGLRLEALTGEEIPQSFFPLMYEFYADTCDKFGWWGSKYLTKRFFEQLHHNYRHRVVFFAAYHEQNQRQPVGMSFCLFKDDRLYGRYWGSFQEIDCLHFDACYYKPIEWAIAHGIQTFDPGAGGRHKKRRGFPAKPNHSLHRFYNNRLGQILRPYIREVNKMEQQEMEAINAELPFTKGDA; from the coding sequence ATGGTAAAACAACTTAAACCCCAATACTCTGTCGTTTGGACTAACAAAATTGCCGAAGTTACCCAAGAAGCCTGGGATGCTTTGGCTATGCCACTCAAAACCCCGTTTTTAGAGTGGGAGTGGCTGAATAATATGGAAACCTCCCACAGTGCTACAGCGAACGCAGGTTGGTTGCCAAATCACTTAACGTTGTGGCGAGATAGGACATTAATTGCTGCTGCCCCTCTGTATTTAAAAGGGCATAGTCAGGGCGAATTTGTATTTGATCATCAGTGGGCAGAGTTAGCTTCTCGCATTGGGGTAGAATATTATCCAAAAATGTTGGGAATGTCTCCTTTTACGCCGGCTGAAGGCTATCGCTTCTTAATTGCTGCTGGGGAAGATGAGGAAGAAATCACGGGGATGATGTTGCATGAGATTGATTCTTTTTGCATCAAGCATGGTATTTCTGGCTGTCATTTTCTGTATGTTGATCCTCAATGGCGTGCTGTGTTAGAAAGACAAGGTTTTACGGCTTGGTTACACCATAGTTACATTTGGGAAAATGCGGAATTTCAAGTTTTTGATGATTATTTGACAGGATTCAATGCTAATCAAAGACGCAATATTAAACGGGAACGTAAGGCTGTGGAAAAAGCAGGTTTACGACTCGAAGCATTGACTGGTGAGGAAATTCCTCAGTCTTTTTTTCCTTTGATGTATGAGTTTTATGCTGATACCTGCGATAAGTTTGGTTGGTGGGGTAGTAAGTACCTGACAAAGCGATTTTTTGAGCAGCTACACCATAATTATCGCCATCGGGTGGTGTTTTTTGCGGCTTATCATGAGCAGAATCAGCGTCAACCTGTGGGAATGTCTTTTTGTCTATTTAAGGATGACAGGCTATATGGGCGCTATTGGGGTAGTTTTCAAGAAATAGATTGCTTGCATTTTGATGCTTGCTATTATAAACCGATTGAGTGGGCGATCGCTCACGGTATCCAAACTTTTGACCCTGGCGCAGGGGGAAGACACAAGAAACGACGCGGGTTTCCGGCTAAACCGAATCATAGTCTCCACCGATTTTACAATAACCGTTTAGGACAAATTTTGCGCCCTTATATTCGGGAAGTTAATAAAATGGAACAGCAGGAAATGGAGGCGATTAATGCAGAGTTACCTTTTACTAAAGGTGATGCTTAG
- a CDS encoding DUF4346 domain-containing protein, producing MNLLLEDLTAIDHKLSQRHIDLDPSGYFIIYIDRNEQLIYAKHFTNVIDDRGLAVDPETGKVIPARGKVERTQSTVFSGRTAKELCVKIFEETQPCPLTLLNHAAYLGREFVRAEIALVTGQEYIQD from the coding sequence ATGAATTTGCTACTTGAAGATTTGACTGCAATTGATCATAAACTTTCTCAGCGTCATATTGACCTTGATCCTAGTGGTTATTTCATTATTTACATAGACCGCAATGAACAGTTAATTTACGCCAAGCATTTTACAAATGTAATTGATGATCGCGGTTTAGCTGTAGATCCAGAAACAGGGAAGGTAATTCCAGCACGGGGAAAGGTGGAAAGAACTCAATCAACTGTATTTAGTGGCAGGACAGCAAAGGAACTGTGTGTAAAGATTTTTGAAGAAACTCAACCCTGTCCTCTTACCTTATTAAACCATGCGGCTTATTTGGGTAGAGAATTTGTCCGGGCTGAAATTGCTTTAGTGACTGGGCAAGAGTATATTCAGGATTAA
- the cas2 gene encoding CRISPR-associated endonuclease Cas2, with the protein MNVVVSYDISEDKRRTKIHSILKSYGQWVQYSIFECQLTDTQYAKLRSRLNKLIKPDTDSIRFYFLCACCYGKVERIGGEQPRDETIFFA; encoded by the coding sequence ATGAATGTTGTTGTTTCTTACGATATTTCTGAGGATAAACGCCGGACTAAAATCCATAGTATTCTCAAGTCCTATGGTCAATGGGTGCAGTATAGTATTTTTGAATGTCAGTTGACTGATACTCAGTATGCTAAGTTGCGATCGCGCCTCAATAAGCTGATTAAACCTGATACTGACAGCATCCGCTTTTATTTCCTTTGTGCTTGCTGTTATGGTAAGGTCGAAAGAATTGGTGGTGAACAGCCCCGTGATGAGACGATTTTCTTCGCTTAA
- the cas4 gene encoding CRISPR-associated protein Cas4, with amino-acid sequence MAQQQTNSLPTTSSSLSPVTCHLSPNEYVNIASLNQYSYCPHRCWLIHCAGEFIDNQYTIEGTSLHERVHTVGEQNREETWQIRAIYLKSDQYQLIGKSDLIEFENGEFYPIEYKRGRKGEWDNDELQVCAQALCLEEMTGKNINSGYIYYAQTHQRKLVEITPELRDSTIATIEAVQMLLFIGAMPKAVKTKRCDGCSLYSRCLPQVADKVGRYQEAN; translated from the coding sequence ATGGCTCAACAACAAACTAACTCTCTTCCTACTACCTCCTCTTCGCTGTCACCTGTCACTTGTCACCTGTCACCTAATGAATACGTTAATATCGCATCCTTAAATCAATATTCCTATTGTCCTCATCGTTGTTGGTTAATTCATTGTGCAGGTGAATTCATTGATAATCAATACACAATTGAAGGCACAAGTTTACATGAAAGAGTTCACACTGTGGGAGAACAAAACCGTGAGGAAACTTGGCAGATACGCGCCATTTATTTGAAATCAGATCAATATCAATTAATTGGTAAGTCTGATTTAATTGAATTTGAAAATGGCGAATTTTACCCAATTGAATACAAAAGAGGACGTAAAGGAGAATGGGATAATGATGAGTTACAAGTTTGCGCTCAGGCTTTGTGTTTGGAGGAAATGACGGGAAAAAATATCAATTCTGGTTATATCTATTATGCCCAAACTCATCAACGTAAATTAGTAGAAATTACGCCGGAATTACGAGATAGTACCATTGCGACTATTGAAGCTGTGCAAATGTTGTTATTTATAGGTGCAATGCCAAAAGCTGTAAAAACAAAACGCTGTGATGGTTGTAGTTTATATTCTCGATGTTTGCCACAAGTTGCTGATAAAGTTGGACGTTATCAAGAAGCAAATTGA
- the cas1d gene encoding type I-D CRISPR-associated endonuclease Cas1d: MGTLYIVQDDAFVGKVDERINVKFEKKILQDIPFIHLECVVVLGRATISPAVVDELMQRHIPLSFINKIGHYLGRLQPEMSGNIFVRKAQWQAAGETPQSIHVVQGFVRGKLKNYRQILMRRQRESDDVDLSKNITRIEQIIDAIKSTENINSLRGLEGSGSAAYFGGFNQLIRNPEFSFPKRVRRPPTDPVNSLLSFGYSLLRHDVQSAVNIVGFDPYLGYLHFDRYNRPSLALDLMEEFRPLVVDAIVLSILNNQLLTPTNFIAEPLSGAVSLTPEGRKTFLTLYEKKKISEFKHPVMGRKCSYREAFELQARFLAKYLMGTIDKYPPLFLK, from the coding sequence ATGGGAACTCTTTATATTGTACAAGATGATGCTTTTGTCGGTAAGGTTGATGAACGAATTAATGTGAAGTTTGAAAAGAAAATACTTCAGGATATTCCATTTATTCATCTTGAATGTGTAGTTGTTTTAGGACGAGCGACTATTTCGCCGGCTGTTGTGGATGAATTGATGCAACGTCATATTCCCCTATCTTTTATCAATAAAATTGGTCACTATTTGGGACGTTTGCAGCCAGAAATGTCTGGTAATATTTTCGTTCGCAAAGCACAATGGCAAGCAGCAGGAGAAACACCTCAATCTATTCATGTTGTTCAAGGTTTTGTCAGAGGAAAATTAAAAAACTACCGTCAAATATTAATGCGTCGTCAACGTGAATCTGATGATGTTGATTTATCTAAAAATATTACTCGCATTGAACAGATAATTGATGCAATTAAGTCAACTGAAAATATTAATTCTTTGCGTGGTTTAGAAGGTTCAGGTAGTGCTGCTTATTTTGGTGGTTTCAATCAATTAATTCGTAATCCTGAATTTTCTTTTCCTAAGCGTGTCCGTCGTCCACCGACAGATCCGGTTAATTCTTTGTTGAGTTTTGGTTATTCTTTATTGCGTCATGATGTCCAAAGTGCTGTGAATATTGTGGGTTTTGATCCATATTTAGGATACCTACATTTTGATCGCTATAATCGTCCTTCTTTGGCTTTAGATTTGATGGAAGAATTTCGCCCTTTGGTGGTAGATGCAATAGTTTTATCTATTTTGAATAACCAATTATTAACACCGACAAATTTTATCGCTGAACCGTTAAGCGGTGCTGTTTCTCTGACTCCAGAAGGACGGAAAACTTTTTTGACTTTGTACGAAAAGAAAAAAATATCGGAGTTTAAACATCCGGTTATGGGGCGTAAATGTAGTTATCGAGAAGCTTTTGAATTGCAAGCGAGATTTTTGGCTAAGTATTTAATGGGAACAATTGATAAATATCCTCCTTTGTTTTTGAAATAG